The Candida albicans SC5314 chromosome 5, complete sequence genome includes a region encoding these proteins:
- the GPR1 gene encoding Gpr1p (Plasma membrane G-protein-coupled receptor of the cAMP-PKA pathway; required for WT hyphal growth; reports differ on role in cAMP-mediated glucose signaling; Gpr1 C terminus binds Gpa2; regulates HWP1 and ECE1; flow model biofilm induced): MPDLISIATSPTKAFTPAATPTTIPTTIATIAASVSAATATVTTIIKDSTDDSTTTASILSALFNDIILPTIFKRDYSTRDHKANQLGQFTDHQARVQRIVAISSSCGSIAAVLIAMYFLFAIDPKRIVFRHQLIFFLLFFDLLKACILLLYPTRILTHSSAYYNHNFCQVVGFFTATAIEGADIAIFAFAFHTYLLIFKPSFNTKVKNSNRVEGGLYKFRYYVYSLSFFVPLIVASLAFIHSDGYDSLVCWCYLPMRPVWLRLVLSWVPRYCIVVGIFVIYGLIYIRVISEFKTLGGVFKNAAGNGGAGNLHLASNSNPTFFSSLKYFFVSMKDQWFPNMSDDTIAPITSRHSHSHNASGTIASPHRNVIGEIDNDDGDDDSEELAEALEDESVDYQDIELNKQSSRNSYRHHNSDIQQANLENFRRRQRIIQKQMKSIFIYPFAYCLVWLFPFILQATQFNYEEDHHAVYWLNVLGALSQPLNGFVDTLVFFYRERPWRNTAMKNFEKENRQRVDNIIVNNLEQRKYSEGAESAQTVATASKRIAKNSLSASSGLVNINAYKPWRQFMNKYRFPFYQLPTDKNIAKFQDRYIKRKLRDSRKLDKLVQEVTRDRQDLTFPTNIAEKYGDGSGNGSGSGSGGHHGGSTISNTNDSSPMSMGAGINWTEPTNAHDFSNILNTGGNSNVSSWGTKDVPGFKPNFGKFTFGNRSSNLLSRKSSTVIGLHGTGRNVRQPSNDSFNDPVRSLGGRRNSSLVIGNNTTLNKPYEIVSSPTSSTFTPIDRVKSNEDIDELHTVDNDTDKADDNDDGELDLMEFLKKGPPM, from the coding sequence ATGCCGGACCTAATATCAATAGCAACCCTGCCAACTAAAGCATTCACGCCTGCTGCAACACCTACAACCATACCGACAACTATAGCAACAATAGCTGCATCTGTATCTGCAGCCACAGCAACAGTGACAACCATAATTAAGGACAGCACCGATGATTCTACTACTACAGCATCTATACTTTCTGCATTATTCAACGACATAATACTACCcacaattttcaaaagagATTATTCTACTAGAGACCATAAGGCCAACCAACTAGGCCAGTTCACCGACCATCAGGCACGAGTTCAACGAATAGTAGccatatcatcatcatgtGGGTCCATCGCCGCAGTTCTAATAGCCatgtattttttatttgctATAGACCCAAAACGAATAGTTTTCCgtcatcaattgattttctttttactATTTTTCGATTTGTTAAAAGCAtgtattttattattatatccTACAAGAATATTGACTCATTCAAGTGCATACTATAATCATAATTTTTGTCAAGTGGTAGGGTTTTTCACGGCAACAGCAATTGAAGGAGCTGATATTGCTATTTTTGCATTTGCTTTCCATacttatttattaattttcaaaCCGTCATTCAACAcaaaagtgaaaaattcCAATAGAGTAGAAGGTGGATTATATAAATTCCGGTATTATGTATATTCCTTGTCATTTTTTGTCCCATTGATTGTTGCCAGTCTAGCATTTATTCATAGTGATGGGTATGATTCTTTGGTGTGTTGGTGCTATTTGCCAATGAGACCCGTTTGGTTGCGATTAGTATTGAGCTGGGTTCCTCGATACTGTATCGTTGTGGGGATTTTTGTCATTTATGGATTAATCTACATCCGAGTCATTAGCGAATTTAAAACTTTAGGTGGTGTGTTTAAAAATGCTGCTGGTAATGGCGGTGCAGGGAACCTTCATCTCGCCAGCAACAGTAATCCCACTTTTTTCTCATCgttgaaatatttctttgtGTCAATGAAAGATCAATGGTTTCCTAATATGTCCGATGATACCATTGCTCCAATTACCCTGAGACATAGTCATAGCCATAATGCATCTGGTACAATAGCTAGCCCCCACCGAAATGTAATTGGTGAAATTGATAACGATGATGGCGATGATGATTCTGAAGAATTGGCAGAAGCATTGGAAGATGAATCAGTAGATTATCAAGACATTGAACTCAACAAGCAAAGTAGTCGAAATCTGTATCGCCATCACAATTCCGATATTCAACAGGCcaatttagaaaatttcCGAAGACGACAAAGAATTATTCAAAAGCAAATGAAATCGATTTTCATTTATCCATTTGCTTATTGTCTTGTATGGCTTTTCCCATTTATTTTACAAGCCACCCAATTCAATTATGAAGAAGACCACCATGCAGTGTATTGGCTCAATGTTTTAGGAGCTTTGAGTCAACCATTGAATGGGTTTGTGGATACAttggttttcttttatCGTGAAAGACCTTGGAGAAACACTGCCATGaagaattttgaaaagGAAAATCGTCAACGAGTGGATAATATCATTGTCAATAATTTAGAACAACGGAAATATAGTGAAGGCGCCGAATCGGCTCAAACAGTGGCCACTGCAAGTAAAAGAATTGCCAAAAACTCCTTAAGTGCCAGTTCCGGTCTTGTTAACATAAATGCATATAAACCTTGGAGACAATTTATGAACAAGTATCGCTTCccattttatcaattaccTACCGACAAGAATATTGCCAAATTCCAAGATCGATACATTAAACGCAAGTTGAGAGATTCAAGAAAACTAGATAAACTTGTGCAAGAAGTTACACGTGATCGACAGGATTTAACTTTCCCGACTAACATTGCTGAGAAATATGGTGACGGAAGTGGCAatggtagtggtagtggtagtggcGGTCATCATGGAGGTTCAACCATAAGTAATACTAATGATAGTAGTCCTATGTCCATGGGTGCAGGCATCAATTGGACAGAGCCAACTAATGCTCATGATTTCTCCAACATTTTGAATACTGGTGGGAACTCTAATGTTTCTTCATGGGGCACCAAAGACGTTCCTGGGTTTAAACccaattttggaaaattcACATTTGGTAACAgatcatcaaatttattatcaagaaAGAGTAGTACGGTTATTGGATTACATGGTACGGGAAGAAATGTTAGACAACCTAGTAATGACAGTTTTAATGATCCTGTTAGGTCATTAGgtggaagaagaaattcaaGTCTTGTTATAGGCAACAACACTACATTGAATAAACCATATGAAATTGTTAGTTCTCCAACTTCAAGTACATTCACACCAATTGATAGAGTAAAATCCAATGAAGATATCGATGAATTACATACTGTGGATAATGATACCGATAAAGcagatgataatgatgatggaGAATTGGATTTGATGGAATTTCTCAAAAAAGGACCCCCaatgtaa
- a CDS encoding uncharacterized protein (Ortholog of C. parapsilosis CDC317 : CPAR2_302610, C. dubliniensis CD36 : Cd36_51070, Candida orthopsilosis Co 90-125 : CORT_0E04770 and Spathaspora passalidarum NRRL Y-27907 : SPAPADRAFT_50634), whose product MEELSFIIYLPSEIIYQILQYLSHNTLIELISVPFLNQYVTSYLHPVCLIDSKAKEVRHNPKVKVFKTITAFTKFQKLHNYSPQRLVLSNNIGTNKVGASTDWYSPYKLEIVNNLELITARNVVKVTLFSSFSLPIRAIPSHVTELSIFGDKLNLVHSNIQTLEINQFDLRYMELLTESIKELKLLEFKLPSSFPSSSVKFPINLTHLTITEGQHSLSSINLQSLLFLKSLNYKGNLKLNTPQMTSMQDLQLPESIERVCLKCLNLVSLQSISNLKCLTHLEIIDFPKLFTFFDTKFPSGLKTLIYKFDTVVPNLSYFQNQMVLNFDSSRLVRETTTGNMIFLKIDERFEIPNQLKVLILENIPYVKVSKSINIPTTLNELIIRKIPGVVPANNFNIVPLNTALYRLTLSNMMLDSLEGMKFPEKLSFLDLSRNQLQHIHGTNLHSLKYLRELDLSRNRFERFIDIENDIPTGLETLHLQSNLINHFEIKNHNIHLLQLNLMLVKNGRYSNVFKFPTKLRHLQLSIQVDKLSDNFELPTNLQSLQIHHPYYGKIVTFRNFFQNLSNLQLTKLSLLNLTFTKDCLIQIPSTIERLTIAGNFSQNIINNLNLQNCNNLTSLSLSGGSVNYFNLNNIPSGKLEQLELKNMKLKYINGNFDEFIQLEYLNLEQNQITNDNNTATATTTSDGKTKTKNKLNLPSSINTLILNKNDLNDLSNVFLDNCRYLRKIYLEMNPNLDSRVIFKIAKLLMQISDSFVGIYLSSNLIFSSNLFLENYEVYSKIIFNTDFIEG is encoded by the coding sequence ATGGAAGAATTGCTGTTTATAATCTATTTACCATCAGAAATAATATATCAGATATTACAGTACTTATCTCATAATACTTTGATTGAACTAATCTCCGTTCcatttttaaatcaatatgtTACAAGTTATTTACATCCCGTTTGTTTGATTGATAGTAAAGCAAAAGAAGTTAGACATAATCCTAAAGTAAAAGTATTCAAAACTATAACAGCATTTAcgaaatttcaaaaattacaCAATTATTCTCCTCAACGATTGGTTCttagtaataatattggGACAAATAAAGTTGGAGCAAGTACTGATTGGTATTCACCTTATAAGCTTGAGATAGTTAATAATTTAGAGTTAATTACTGCTAGAAACGTTGTTAAAGTGACattattttcaagtttCTCCCTACCAATACGAGCAATCCCTTCTCACGTAACTGAATTGAGTATATTTGGAGACAAATTAAACTTGGTACACTCAAACATTCAAACTTTggaaatcaatcaatttgatttgagaTATATGGAATTACTTACTGAAAGtattaaagaattgaaattgctAGAGTTTAAACTACCGTCTTCATTCCCCTCACTGAGTGTAAAATTCCCCATCAATTTAACAcatttaacaataacagAAGGACAACACAGTCTAAGTCTGATAAATTTACAATCgttattgtttttaaaaCTGCTAAACTATAAGggaaatttaaaattaaatactCCACAAATGACATCAATGCAAGATTTGCAATTGCCAGAATCCATTGAACGAGTATGTTTAAAATGTTTAAACCTTGTTAGTTTACAAAGTATTTCAAACTTGAAATGTTTAACACATTTagaaatcattgattttcctaaattgtttacattttttGACACTAAATTCCCCAGTGGGTTAAAGACGTTGATATACAAATTTGATACTGTTGTTCCGAACTTGtcatattttcaaaatcaaatggttttaaattttgattcGTCACGATTGGTCagagaaacaacaacaggcAATATGATTTTCCTTAAAATTGACGAAAGATTTGAAATCCCCAACCAATTAAAAGTGTTGATTCTTGAAAATATCCCCTATGTGAAAGTTTCCAAATCTATTAACATCCCTACTACTTTGAACGAATTGATAATTAGAAAAATACCAGGAGTTGTCCCTGCCAACAACTTTAACATTGTACCACTCAACACAGCTTTATATAGACTTACCCTAAGCAATATGATGCTTGATTCATTAGAAGGAATGAAATTCCCTGAAAAATTGAGTTTCTTGGATTTATCACGTAATCAATTACAACATATTCATGGAACTAATCTACATAGTTTAAAATACCTAAGAGAATTGGATTTACTGAGAAATagatttgaaagatttattgatattgagaATGATATACCCACTGGATTGGAAACATTACATTTACAAAGcaatttgattaatcattttgaaatcaaaaaccATAATATCCATTTGTTgcaattaaatttgatgcTTGTTAAGAATGGACGATATCTGAATGTATTTAAATTTCCTACAAAGCTCCGTCATTTACAATTATCGATTCaagttgataaattatcGGATAATTTCGAATTACCTACAAATTTACAAAGTTTACAAATTCATCATCCATATTATGGGAAAATTGTCACATTCCGtaatttctttcaaaatttatcGAATTTACAATTGACTAAActttcattattaaatttgacTTTTACTAAAGATTgtttaattcaaattcctTCCACAATTGAACGACTTACCATTGCTGGAAATTTCAGTCAAAAcattataaacaatttaaatttacaaaattgtAACAATCTAACCAGTTTAAGTTTAAGTGGAGGATCAGttaattatttcaatttgaataatattcCTAGTGGGAAActtgaacaattggaattgaaaaacatgaaattaaaatacATTAATGGcaattttgatgaattcaTACAATTGGAATACTTGAATTTagaacaaaatcaaatcacaAATGATAACAACACTGCTACAGCAACCACTACTAGCGATGGTAAAACCAAGACCAAGAATAAGTTAAATTTGCCAAGTTCCATAAACACATTGATTCTAAAcaaaaatgatttgaatgatttATCTAATGTATTTTTAGATAATTGTCGATATttaagaaaaatttatcttgAAATGAATCCAAATTTAGATTCTCGAGTGATCTTTAAAATtgcaaaattattaatgcAAATTCTGGATAGTTTTGTTGGAATTTATTTATCactgaatttgatttttagttcaaatttgtttttggaGAATTATGAGGTTTATAGTaagattatttttaatacGGATTTTATAGAAGGATAG
- the SGE1 gene encoding Sge1p (Putative multidrug resistance factor; induced in low iron; regulated by Sef1, Sfu1, and Hap43): MGQRMPSPPSSHITNPWKTPEQTASSSHGHDEVISPETNTYSPDFSNYTRNGSSYRHVDKKSASPPTTTFDNQTFQESNHDNTNNQQYVEADAGDGTKAHEQYITGFPLFLTISSCIISLFLVALDQTIVSTILTTVGNKFNAFEKIGWLTSGFMLPMACLVPSYGNISIAFGRKWTLVAGIIIFEIGSLISAISNSMSLLIGGRVIQGIGGGSIQAIVMVILTEVVPMNRRSLVFASISVVYSTSSVLGPIIGGALEKITWRWCFYINLPLGGAALVILMLGFHPPKPQGNVREKLSKIDFIGFVLLTSGLVLVLLALTFGGVNYPWNSGSIIALFTVGGGMLLLFVIWNFKYSANPIILTELIVDWRVLSACLSGMFNFAFFISNLTYLAVYFQVIFNASSLQSGIDLLPMVISVTLASLANSFFIDFTKNVKITMLVSGVLSPLGCGLFLLLDEDSSIGIRIGLLIISGVSIGLQFQSSLLSAQLAVSKDIPGATILVTVFSDFVKNFASTISVTLAQLLYQTTGQKYITDMMGNLPEDSQDYKDLNKYTAAKFISNPEIVQDLPDSAKSLVLSQLMKALKNVFYLGLGLAILCFITSLFTTNKKIPKNVEIKKNDDEESNKNE, from the coding sequence ATGGGACAACGAATGCCATCGCCGCCATCTTCACATATAACAAATCCATGGAAAACTCCCGAACAAACCGCATCCTCATCACATGGTCATGATGAGGTAATTTCACCAGAGACAAATACATATTCCCCagatttttcaaactaCACACGTAACGGTAGTAGTTATAGACATGTTGATAAAAAATCAGCTAGTCccccaacaacaacatttgACAATCAAACTTTTCAGGAAAGTAATCACGACAACacaaataatcaacaatatgTGGAGGCTGATGCAGGAGATGGGACGAAAGCTCATGAACAATATATCACTGGTTTCCCACTATTCTTAACCATTTCATCATGTATTATATCGTTATTTCTTGTAGCTTTGGATCAAACCATTGTTTCGACAATTTTAACTACTGTGGGGAATAAATTCAAtgcatttgaaaaaattggttggTTAACATCAGGTTTCATGTTACCCATGGCATGTCTTGTTCCTTCATATGGTAATATAAGTATAGCATTTGGTCGTAAGTGGACATTAGTTGCGGGGATTATAATATTCGAAATTGGATCATTGATTTCCGCTATAAGTAATTCAATGAGTTTATTAATTGGTGGTAGAGTCATTCAAGGTATTGGAGGTGGATCAATTCAAGCTATAGTCATGGTTATATTGACCGAAGTTGTCCCCATGAATAGAAGATCGTTAGTGTTTGCCCTGATTTCTGTTGTCTATTCGACATCTAGTGTTCTTGGTCCTATAATTGGAGGTGCATTAGAGAAAATAACTTGGAGATGGTGTTTCTATATAAATTTACCACTCGGAGGAGCAGCATTGGTTATCTTGATGCTCGGTTTCCATCCTCCCAAACCACAAGGTAATGTTCGTGAAAAATTACtgaaaattgattttattggGTTTGTTTTATTGACTTCCGGTTTAgtattggtgttgttggCCTTAACATTTGGTGGTGTAAACTATCCTTGGAATTCAGGATCAATTATTGCTTTATTCACTGTTGGAGGAGGcatgttgttattgtttgtgATTTGGAACTTCAAATATTCGGCAAACCCAATTATTTTGACCGAATTAATAGTTGACTGGAGAGTATTACTGGCTTGTTTAAGTGGAATGTTTAACTTTGCCTTTTTCATAAGTAATTTAACCTATTTGGCAGTCTATTTCCAAGTGATATTCAATGCCAGCAGTTTGCAATCtggtattgatttattgcCTATGGTCATTTCTGTAACACTAGCTTCTTTGGCAAACagttttttcattgatttcacCAAAAATGTGAAAATAACCATGTTAGTATCTGGTGTATTATCGCCTTTGGGATGtggtttatttttattattggatGAAGACTCTTCTATTGGCATTCGTATTGGACTACTCATTATAAGTGGTGTTTCTATCGGATTACAATTCCAAAGTTCATTATTGTCTGCCCAATTAGCGGTATCTAAAGATATTCCAGGAGCCACTATTTTAGTGACCGTCTTTCTGGATTTTGTTAAAAATTTTGCTTCCACTATATCCGTTACATTGGCACAATTACTTTATCAAACAACAGGGCAAAAATACATTACCGACATGATGGGAAATTTACCAGAAGATTCACAAGACTATAAAGATTTAAACAAATACACTGCAGCAAAGTTTATTTCCAATCCAGAAATTGTACAAGATTTACCTGATCTGGCCAAAAGTTTGGTATTGAGTCAACTTATGAAGGCATTGAAAAACGTGTTTTATTTGGGTCTTGGGTTGGCTATTCTATGTTTTATCACATCGCTTTTCACCacaaataaaaagataCCCAAAAACGTagaaatcaagaaaaacGACGACGAAGAAAGTAATAAGAACGAATAG
- the NUF2 gene encoding kinetochore-associated Ndc80 complex subunit (Kinetochore component; amount of Nuf2p and Mtw1p protein detected at each centromere is consistent with a single kinetochore microtubule attachment site) — MKYRKDLFPLLDTREITACLLECEFNVTQELIVKPTADFVTNLFEQFLDTFMGIPLGTIRKKARKMSRINPLESDQANGKPQQSPEEDFNDNQENDKTKDTFSALQLLILHRYLAIFFSTCGINDFVLTDIARPDGYRIRRILSAVINFIRFREDQSPKFDHLANECEATADKVSEVQAENSATMQKINAIKEKLEMDSENDESNRKNLQYINSYNRKLETKLRELKVMQERLTKEHDDYKQEKALLAKKLYDINFLYNETQEQVANLTKYAETDLSILVKITEDLSNDLSSMQTNYKNLEKSYQNMGITIDSIQVNEINLKDLLKLAEDITRNVEKRQIEGKILKDNQDNLDELTRKQMELEGQILIVQNQLNKSNKKYQDLIVQADKKESAVKLKLEETKQEFNDILSEKEKHNEEHKRIMDQIVKIQQETTAIQDAFVKESKEVELKLINLMSIIKRYMSDLRNNI, encoded by the coding sequence ATGAAATATAGAAAAGATTTGTTTCCCTTGTTGGACACAAGAGAGATTACCGCGTGTTTACTTGAATGTGAATTCAATGTAACTCAAGAACTAATAGTCAAGCCAACCGCTGATTTTGTCaccaatttatttgaaCAGTTTCTCGATACTTTTATGGGAATCCCGCTAGGAACAATAAGAAAGAAAGCTCGGAAAATGTCTAGGATAAATCCTTTAGAATCTGATCAGGCAAATGGCAAACCACAACAATCACCAGAAGAAGACTTTAATGATAATCAAGAGAATGACAAGACAAAAGATACTTTTCTGGCATTGCAGTTACTCATTCTTCATAGATATCTTgcgatttttttttcaacatgTGGTATTAATGACTTTGTATTGACTGATATTGCGCGTCCTGATGGATATAGAATTCGAAGGATTTTGAGTGCTGtgatcaatttcattcGATTTAGAGAGGATCAATCACCTAAATTTGATCATTTGGCAAATGAATGTGAAGCAACCGCTGACAAAGTTAGTGAAGTTCAAGCGGAAAATAGTGCCACCATGCAAAAAATCAATGCCATCAAAGAGAAATTGGAAATGGATTcagaaaatgatgaaagtAATAGAAAGAATTTACAATATATCAATTCGTACAATCGAAAATTGGAGACTAAACTAAGAGAACTTAAAGTAATGCAAGAAAGGTTAACCAAAGAGCACGATGAttataaacaagaaaaagctTTGTTGGCTAAAAAACTTTACGATATCAATTTCCTATACAATGAAACTCAAGAACAAGTTGCAAATTTGACCAAATATGCTGAAACCGACTTGTCGATTTTAGTGAAGATAACCGAAGATTTGAGTAATGACTTATCATCTATGCAAACTAATTATAAGAATTTGGAAAAGAGTTATCAAAATATGGGTATCACtattgattcaattcaagtcaatgaaatcaatttgaaggatttattgaaattggcAGAGGATATCACTAGAAATGTGGAGAAACGACAAATTGAGGGcaaaattttgaaagataATCAAGATAATTTGGATGAATTAACTAGGAAACAAATGGAATTGGAAGGACAAATATTAATTGTTCAGaaccaattgaataaaCTGAATAAAAAGTATCAGGATTTAATAGTACAAGCTGATAAAAAGGAGTCTGCTGTCAAATTAAAGTTAGAGGAAACAAAGCAAGaatttaatgatattttatCCGAAAAGGAAAAACATAATGAGGAACATAAACGAATAATGGATCAAATCGTAAAGATTCAACAAGAGACTACCGCTATTCAAGATGCATTTGTTAAAGAGTCTAAAGAAGTTGAActcaaattgataaatctaATGTCAATTATCAAGAGGTACATGTCGGACTTGAGGAATAATATTTAG
- a CDS encoding putative monooxygenase (Ortholog(s) have 2-octoprenyl-3-methyl-6-methoxy-1,4-benzoquinone hydroxylase activity, role in ubiquinone biosynthetic process and mitochondrial inner membrane localization) has product MLSRTTIYSVRQLSSTSALLNKSTKPKSKAPKKKSQKEVIYGPLSDAQKAYLDRVIRVDQAGELGANYIYMGQYAVLASKYPHLKPVLHHMWEQEIHHHNTFNKLQTKRRVRPSLLTPLWKLGAIGMGVGTALIGKEAAMACTVAVETVIGGHYNQQLRVLSNQYGVPIYDKKTGALLSPDTVEKTAQTSEELTELKNQISEFRDDELEHLNTALDHDAEKAVPYMLITEGIKLICRGAIWTAERI; this is encoded by the coding sequence ATGCTTTCCAGGACCACTATCTATTCTGTAAGACAATTGTCATCTACATCAGCACTTTTAAACAAATCCACGAAACCGAAAAGCAAGGCcccaaagaagaaactgCAAAAAGAGGTGATATATGGTCCACTTTCAGATGCCCAAAAGGCATATTTAGATAGAGTTATCAGAGTTGACCAGGCTGGTGAATTGGGTGCCAATTATATTTACATGGGACAATATGCCGTGTTGGCTTCTAAATACCCTCATTTGAAACCTGTTTTACACCACATGTGGGAACAGGAGATCCATCACCATAATACATTTAACAAATTGCAAACCAAGCGTCGTGTTAGACCTAGTTTGTTAACTCCATTATGGAAGTTAGGCGCTATTGGAATGGGTGTCGGCACAGCATTGATCGGGAAAGAAGCAGCTATGGCATGTACAGTTGCTGTGGAAACTGTGATTGGAGGTCATTATAACCAGCAATTAAGAGTATTACTGAATCAATATGGTGTACCTATATATGACAAAAAGACCGGGGCTTTACTTAGTCCAGATACAGTTGAGAAAACAGCACAGACTTCTGAAGAATTAACCGAGTTGAAGAATCAAATAAGTGAATTCCGAGACGACGAATTGGAACATTTGAACACGGCACTTGATCACGATGCTGAAAAGGCTGTTCCTTATATGCTAATAACAGAAGggataaaattgatttgccGTGGTGCAATTTGGACTGCTGAGAGAATTTAA
- a CDS encoding mRNA-binding phosphate metabolism regulator (Ortholog(s) have mRNA 3'-UTR binding activity, role in regulation of mRNA stability, regulation of phosphate metabolic process and cytoplasm localization), producing the protein MFNTTDSSRNYLVIENPSANYISDKEEERYSNDNDIVHNSSNYYIPSLDDISSISTSASSHGTTFFSNNQSNSNRYGTPRSLSKLRSIESEIDNLPLVFKTNIWSNDYSVTHNKTANMFANFTLETGNVACSLNTANCDKSQLQYNDASYAVTTPQVSPIGNNPIAAAGNSSCTFESTTPGINANAAVSGSAYSPPPSCLTFRTYTGAIFTVPKTSKFFVIKSYNILDVNASFIHNIWTSTELGNRRLDKAYTELSKTNNPDVDGKIFLFFSVNSSGKFCGIAEMKSAIDFTTASNIWCEQTRWKGIFPVEWLLIKDVPNKFFQHLKIPANDYKPVTNSRDTQEIPFDIGISMLKIVSSFKSND; encoded by the coding sequence ATGTTCAATACAACTGATTCATCAAGAAACTATCTAGTAATTGAAAATCCATCTGCTAATTATATTTCAGACAAAGAGGAAGAAAGGTATAgcaatgataatgatatcGTCCACAACAGTAGCAACTATTATATTCCATCGTTAGATGATATCtcttcaatatcaacatcAGCATCTTCTCATGGTACTACTTTTTTCAGCAACAACCAACTGAATTCAAATAGATATGGGACGCCAAGATCGCTCTCAAAATTGAGGTCAATTGAATCTGAGATCGATAATTTGCCATTagttttcaaaacaaatatttggTCAAATGATTATCTGGTTACCCACAACAAAACTGCTAATATGTTTGCTAATTTTACATTGGAAACTGGAAACGTTGCATGTAGCTTAAATACTGCAAATTGTGATAAATCTCAGTTACAATACAATGATGCTAGTTATGCTGTCACCACGCCCCAAGTTTCTCCCATCGGTAATAACCCAATTGCTGCTGCAGGCAATAGTTCTTGCACTTTTGAAAGCACCACACCTGGTATAAATGCTAATGCTGCTGTTTCAGGCTCTGCTTATTCACCACCTCCCAGTTGTCTTACTTTTAGAACGTATACTGGTGCTATATTCACAGTTCCAAAGACATCTAAATTCTTTGTAATTAAATCTTACAATATTCTTGATGTCAATGCTTCTTTTATTCATAACATATGGACATCTACTGAATTGGGAAACAGACGCTTGGACAAAGCATATACGGAGTTATCGAAAACCAATAACCCTGATGTTGACGGTAAgatctttttgtttttcctGGTCAATTCCCTGGGTAAATTCTGTGGAATTGCTGAGATGAAAAGTGCCATTGATTTCACCACGGCACTGAATATCTGGTGTGAACAGACCAGATGGAAAGGTATATTCCCAGTCGAATGGTTATTGATCAAAGATGTTCCTAACAAATTCTTCCAGCATTTGAAAATTCCAGCTAACGATTATAAGCCAGTAACAAATTCTAGAGACACCCAAGAGATTCCATTTGACATTGGTATCAGCATGCTTAAAATTGTCAGTTCTTTTAAATCCAATGACTAA